In Capsicum annuum cultivar UCD-10X-F1 chromosome 11, UCD10Xv1.1, whole genome shotgun sequence, one genomic interval encodes:
- the LOC124888750 gene encoding putative disease resistance protein RGA3 encodes MWNNNYREWDDLRNLFVQGATGSKIIVTTRKESVSQMMGSGAINVAILSSTDSWALFKRHSLENRDPPKEYPELEEVGKQIADKCKGLPLALKALAGSLCYKSEVDERTDVLRSEIWEQTLNDVLPTLMLSYNVLIELY; translated from the coding sequence ATGTGGAACAACAACTATAGAGAGTGGGATGACTTGAGAAATCTCTTTGTACAAGGAGCTACGGGAAGTAAGATCATTGTAACTACACGTAAGGAGAGTGTTTCCCAGATGATGGGTAGTGGGGCAATAAACGTGGCGATTCTGTCTAGTacagattcttgggctttattcAAACGACATTCTCTAGAAAATAGGGATCCTCCGAAGGAATATCCAGAACTTGAAGAGGTTGGAAAACAAATTGCAGACAAGTGCAAAGGATTGCCTTTAGCTTTAAAGGCACTTGCTGGTAGTTTATGCTACAAATCAGAGGTGGATGAGCGGACAGACGTTTTAAGAAGTGAAATATGGGAGCagactttgaatgatgttttaCCAACATTGATGTTGAGCTACAAtgtgttaatagaactttattga
- the LOC107871030 gene encoding heavy metal-associated isoprenylated plant protein 3, with protein sequence MCDVESKKLTVIGKVDPVMLREEVERKTQKNVEVVSPIPKKDGKGKGGGDNGSDNGAREEKKKMQKQNKDSRENTGGEDKKNKEKETLITTAVLKFHCRCQGCIQKIDEIVTKFKGYKEMKVDEQKDLVTVTGSMDMKVLAETLKKHLKKEIEIVPPKKEDGEKKDKGGGDNGGGGGKGKGAGVGGN encoded by the exons ATGTGTGATGTAGAGTCGAAGAAACTAACTGTGATTGGAAAAGTTGATCCGGTGATGTTACGAGAGGAAGTTGAACGGAAAACACAGAAGAATGTTGAAGTTGTCTCTCCGATACCAAAAAAGGACGGTAAGGGAAAAGGAGGTGGCGACAATGGCAGTGATAATGGCGCCagagaggagaagaagaagatgcagAAGCAGAACAAGGATTCAAGGGAGAACACAGGAGgagaagataaaaaaaacaaagagaaagag ACTCTGATCACCACCGCAGTGTTGAAGTTTCATTGCCGTTGTCAAGGATGTATTCAGAAAATTGATGAAATCGTCACCAAATTCAAAG GGTACAAGGAGATGAAAGTAGACGAACAAAAGGATTTGGTAACTGTTACCGGGTCGATGGACATGAAGGTGTTGGCTGAAACATTGAAGAAGCATTTGAAGAAGGAAATCGAGATTGTCCCGCCTAAGAAGGAAGACGGAGAGAAGAAAGATAAAGGAGGTGGTGATAACGGTGGTGGTGGTGGCAAAGGTAAGGGTGCTGGTGTTGGTGGTAACTAG